In Exiguobacterium sibiricum 7-3, a genomic segment contains:
- a CDS encoding SMI1/KNR4 family protein, whose product MSKLIKRLHPDSKMPGVSAVDLKKAEHALGVLFPDEYKDLFLQTNGAQFGEWTLCPIPTKRTVSIDLVRHNEKRPAGLADDLICIGENLTGDKLCYRIRKRFLQELVFRWNEKTGIAKYPSSSLEQFVDWHVPKRKTNQTYRIGRFMVEGNELIVTDPYYGLEEDTDLQLILSNVKSGSWTAAIIYTEDEWVKQLLVFEGDKKRSGKWRRQEKLVVVDSALVGIFDRTAYRQNQAMEFETIVSSDDQAGIVSFGAVSTSGFGDGLYDVDIQYDVSRQIVGVRIDFADDE is encoded by the coding sequence GTGAGCAAACTCATTAAACGCCTCCATCCCGATTCAAAAATGCCCGGGGTATCAGCCGTTGACCTGAAAAAAGCGGAACATGCCTTAGGTGTTTTGTTTCCAGATGAGTACAAAGACCTTTTTTTACAGACGAACGGTGCACAGTTTGGCGAATGGACCCTGTGTCCTATACCAACCAAACGAACAGTTTCGATCGATCTCGTTCGTCACAATGAGAAGCGTCCGGCTGGTTTAGCCGATGACTTGATCTGTATCGGTGAAAATCTGACCGGGGACAAGCTGTGTTACCGGATTCGAAAACGTTTCCTGCAGGAACTCGTCTTTAGATGGAACGAAAAAACGGGAATTGCAAAATATCCGTCGTCTTCTTTGGAACAGTTCGTCGACTGGCATGTCCCGAAACGAAAAACGAATCAGACCTACCGAATTGGTCGTTTCATGGTAGAAGGCAACGAGCTAATTGTGACGGATCCTTATTACGGACTAGAAGAAGACACCGATTTACAGCTGATTTTGTCGAATGTGAAATCAGGAAGTTGGACCGCAGCTATCATTTACACGGAAGACGAGTGGGTTAAGCAGCTGCTTGTTTTTGAAGGGGATAAAAAGCGGAGCGGCAAATGGCGCCGGCAGGAAAAACTGGTCGTCGTGGACTCGGCACTGGTCGGTATCTTCGATCGAACAGCTTATCGTCAGAATCAAGCAATGGAATTTGAAACAATTGTTTCGTCCGACGACCAGGCCGGCATCGTCTCGTTTGGAGCTGTCTCGACGTCAGGTTTTGGAGATGGACTGTATGATGTTGACATACAGTATGATGTCTCGAGGCAAATCGTCGGCGTAAGAATTGACTTCGCAGATGACGAATGA